The following are encoded in a window of Centroberyx gerrardi isolate f3 chromosome 1, fCenGer3.hap1.cur.20231027, whole genome shotgun sequence genomic DNA:
- the ttc17 gene encoding tetratricopeptide repeat protein 17, with translation MADLRKICPESSPHRVNVSRKTSSFQGNIFIILCILLVDSGGATTHWVVTEDGKIQQQVDSPLNLKHPHDVVIFMRQETRVNYLKKLEKQLVAQKIHIEENEDRDTGLEQRHYKEDADCVMAKVPLGDLDLYDGTYISLESKDISPEEYVDSRSPLPPDLERPDCAKVFELPYSIHAFQHLRGVQERANLTSPLLSKEDPIFSSLSHKLGRSIDEVGHRIHQGLLRNSSSWVLYNLASFYWRMKNEPRRAVDCVVRALHFSPRQHKDVALVNMANILHRAHFSADAAILAHAALDLTSDLFTSHYTLGNIYAMLGEYNHSVLCYEQALQAQPGFEQALRRKHAVLCQQKLEQRLEAQHRSLQRTLNELKEYQKQHDHYLRQQEALDKHKLLQEEQILRNIIHETQMAKEAQLGNHQMCRLGQQQRSLFCPFDLPVRYHRGDLFEHVHYVQFGEEVSVASSVALVSEHGSNQTAASPQLHPSVSGDQDPAAALWGNHQDYTQDIQTMLWPRRSDCAHEFPSVPPAHLLPTFYLPPETQGLSPVAALLYGSSSPPQTVALPDCGPVPQPPPALLPASLDWPLEGKELPDPFASQVLQVRSGGWMLEQIGSRLAQALKQSNAPRWQIHNEAALFWRAKGNGSRALQCLRQALGSAPPSHRHLALMNAANLLLHHGLATHAHTLLEHALALNASEPHTLLSLVSVQLAQGNVTGALALFRHILETALSSSSSSSSFAGCDQCRASLPLLRCLQFYPFLYNLSHRQPCPQGAACMTEEDLGIQLEEWESSSEEKQDPPPVSTMEESLLFEKVVLDSNGSGEAAGQQRASPSASGAAKATSPLGGGGVEGEEEWQLKEDLMGAFEGALDVGGKRGDLRGIRVLKNDRVMGARAGGGPCFGNCEDDEGAEWITFQVKRVRKAKVDGAEGVTSSDESQHGESLPGGHSVLEISGPTIPSPGPSGRWRDYTSLGWPGPEECQRTRRVDLTTVASTWLAVSAKNIDITEHIDFATPLQEPAAEPLCNANLAASMHTLDHLAGVANRAAIHYTGESQLREVLQNLGKDKFSPQSFEQVGTRIAKVLEKNQTSWVLSSMAALYWRVKGQGKRAIDCLRQALNYAPHHMKDVPLISLANIFQNARLWEDALTVARMAVEIAPHFVVNHFTLANVYIAMEEFEKAMRWYESTLKLQPEFAPAKDRLRTIQCYLLTKRERRQP, from the exons ATGGCGGACCTCAGGAAGATCTGTCCTGAGTCTTCGCCCCATCGTGTCAACGTCTCGCGAAAAACGTCTTCTTTTCAGGGGAATATTTTCATCATTCTTTGCATACTTCTAGTAGACTCCGGAGGAGCTACTACCCACTGGGTTGTCACGGAAGATGGAAAAATTCAACAACAA GTCGACTCTCCGCTGAATCTGAAGCACCCACATGACGTTGTGATCTTCATGAGACAGGAGACTCGCGTTAACTACCTCAAGAAACTGGAG AAGCAGCTGGTGGCACAGAAGATCCACATTGAGGAGAATGAGGACAGGGACACAGGGCTGGAGCAGAGACACTACAAAGAGGATGCTGACTGTGTCATGGCTAAGGTACCGCTGGGAGACCTGGACCTGTACGACGGCACTTACATCTCCTTGGAGAGCAAAGACATCAG CCCTGAGGAGTATGTGGATTCCCGGTCACCTCTGCCCCCAGATCTAGAAAGGCCTGACTGTGCCAAAGTGTTTGAGCTACCTTATAGTATCCACGCTTTCCAGCATCTCAGG GGTGTGCAGGAGAGGGCAAACCTTACCTCCCCACTGCTTTCTAAGGAGGATCCCATCTTTAGCTCGCTTTCTCATAAGCTGGGTCGCAGCATTGACGAGGTGGGCCATCGCATCCATCAGGGCTTACTAAGG aacTCGTCGTCCTGGGTGCTGTATAACTTGGCATCGTTCTACTGGCGTATGAAGAACGAGCCACGGAGGGCAGTGGACTGTGTGGTGCGTGCTCTGCATTTCTCCCCAAG GCAGCACAAGGATGTAGCCCTGGTCAACATGGCCAACATCTTGCACCGCGCCCACTTCTCGGCAGACGCTGCGATACTAGCCCATGCTGCCCTGGACCTTACCTCCGATCTTTTCACCAGCCACTACACCCTAGGCAACATTTATGCT ATGCTTGGGGAATACAACCACTCAGTGCTGTGCTATGAGCAGGCACTGCAGGCCCAGCCAGGCTTTGAGCAGGCCCTGAGGAGGAAGCATGCTGTGCTCTGTCAGCAAAAGCTGGAGCAGCGCCTTGAAGCCCAGCACAG GTCCCTGCAGCGGACACTGAATGAGCTGAAGGAGTACCAGAAGCAGCACGACCACTACCTGCGCCAGCAGGAGGCGCTGGACAAACACAAGCTGCTGCAAGAAGAGCAGATCCTGCGCAACATTATCCATGAGACCCAGATGGCCAAGGAGGCCCAGCTGG GGAACCATCAGATGTGTCGTCTGGGCCAGCAGCAGCGCAGCCTCTTCTGTCCCTTTGACCTGCCTGTGCGCTATCACCGCGGCGATCTGTTTGAACATGTCCACTATGTCCAA TTTGGGGAGGAGGTGTCTGTGGCTTCTAGTGTGGCCCTGGTGTCTGAGCATGGCTCCAACCAGACAGCGGCGAGCCCTCAGCTCCACCCCTCTGTGTCTGGAGACCAGGACCCTGCTGCTGCCCTCTGGGGCAACCACCAGGATTACACACAG GACATCCAGACGATGCTGTGGCCTCGGAGGTCTGACTGTGCCCATGAGTTCCCCAGTGTCCCCCCCGCCCACCTGCTGCCCACGTTCTACCTCCCACCTGAAACACAGGGCCTCAG cccAGTGGCAGCTCTCCTCTATGGGAGCAGCAGTCCTCCTCAGACTGTAGCCCTGCCAGACTGTGGTCCCGTCCCCCAGCCACCACCAGCCCTCTTGCCTGCCTCACTGGACTGGCCCCTGGAGGGAAAGGAGCTGCCAGACCCCTTTGCCTCCCAg GTGCTCCAGGTACGCAGTGGAGGATGGATGCTGGAGCAGATTGGCTCCAGATTAGCTCAAGCTTTGAAACAG tCCAACGCTCCCCGCTGGCAGATCCACAATGAGGCAGCTCTATTCTGGCGAGCCAAAGGCAATGGCAGCCGTGCCCTGCAGTGCCTGCGCCAGGCTTTGGGCTCAGCCCCTCCTTCCCATCGCCACCTGGCCCTCATGAACGCTGCTAACCTGCTGCTACACCATGGCTTGgccacccacgcacacacactgctggagcACGCACTGGCACTCAACGCCTCAGAG CCCCACACCCTGCTCAGCCTGGTGAGCGTGCAGTTGGCCCAGGGCAACGTGACGGGCGCTCTGGCCCTGTTCCGCCACATCCTGGAGACggccctttcctcctcctcttcctcctcgtctttcGCTGGCTGTGACCAGTGTCGTGCCAGCCTGCCTCTGCTGCGCTGCCTGCAGTTCTACCCCTTCCTCTACAACCTTTCACACCGACAGCCCTGCCCAC AGGGAGCTGCCTGCATGACTGAGGAGGACCTGGGTATACAGCTGGAGGAGTGGGAGAGCAGCAGTGAAGAGAAGCAGGACCCTCCACCCGTTTCCACCATGGAAGAGTCTCTGCTCTTTGAGA AGGTTGTCTTGGACAGTAATGGCTCAGGTGAGGCAGCTGGCCAACAGCGggcctctccctctgcctcaggaGCGGCTAAAGCGACCTCCCCactgggaggtggaggagtggagggggaggaggagtggcaGCTGAAGGAGGACCTGATGGGAGCTTTTGAAGGGGCCCTGGATGTTGGAGGCAAACGAGGGGACCTGCGAGGCATCCGGGTGCTGAAGAACGACCGCGTCATGGGGGCCCGCGCCGGTGGAGGGCCCTGCTTCGGAAACTGCGAGGACGACGAGGGGGCAGAGTGG ATCACCTTCCAGGTGAAGCGGGTGAGGAAAGCCAAGGTGGACGGGGCAGAGGGTGTCACCAGCTCTGATGAGAGTCAGCATGGAGAGTCGCTGCCTGGAGGCCACTCGGTCCTGGAGATCAGTGGGCCAACTATCCCGTCACCTGGCCCTTCAG GTCGCTGGAGGGACTACACCAGTCTCGGCTGGCCTGGGCCAGAGGAGTGCCAGCGGACACGAAGGGTCGACCTCACCACTGTAGCTAGCACCTGGTTGGCTGTTTCCGCCAAGAACATTGA CATCACGGAGCACATAGACTTTGCCACTCCACTCCAGGAGCCAGCTGCTGAGCCTTTATGCAATGCCAACCTCGCTGCCAGTATGCACACCCTAGACCACCTGGCAGGGGTGGCCAATCGCGCCGCCATCCACTACACTGGTGAAAGCCAACTGCGGGAG GTCCTGCAGAACCTTGGCAAAGATAAGTTCTCCCCTCAGTCTTTTGAGCAGGTGGGCACTCGCATCGCTAAGGTTTTGGAGAAG AATCAGACATCATGGGTGTTGTCCAGTATGGCTGCCCTGTACTGGAGGGTGAAGGGCCAAGGCAAGAGAGCCATCGACTGCCTGCGCCAGGCGCTCAACTACGCCCCGCACCACATGAAG GACGTGCCCCTGATCAGCCTGGCTAACATCTTCCAGAACGCTCGGCTGTGGGAGGACGCCCTCACCGTGGCCCGCATGGCTGTAGAGATCGCTCCGCACTTTGTCGTAAACCACTTCACCCTCGCCAACGTCTATATAGCAATG GAGGAGTTTGAGAAAGCCATGCGCTGGTATGAGTCGACTCTGAAGCTGCAGCCGGAGTTCGCCCCCGCCAAAGACCGACTGAGAACCATTCAGTGTTACCTGCTTACCAAGAGGGAGCGCCGCCAGCCCTGA